Within Nocardioides rotundus, the genomic segment TCGACCTCGTCGTACTCGATCTCCTTATAGCGGGTGAGGGAGAGGTCGTAGCCCTGGGCGACGATGTCGGCCTTGGGAACCAGGAAGGACTGATCGGTGCGGGCACGTTCCCGCTCGGCGGAGTCGGGTTGCGCCAGGCTCAACCAACGACTGAGGACGTCCGGGAGGTCGTTGACCTCGACCGGGTTGCGCTTGTCGTCCAACGAGAACCCGTCGGCGCGGACGTCGTAGAACCAGACGTCGTCGGTGCCGCCGGAGTTGGTCTTGGTGAAGAACAGGATCGCGGTGGAGACACCTGCGTACGGGCGGAAGACACCGGAAGGTAGCTTCACGACGGCGTCGAGCTTCTGCTCGTCGACCAGGATCCGGCGCAGGTCCTTGTGCGCCTTCGAGGAGCCGAACAGCACGCCGTCGGGCACGATGACAGCCGCCCGGCCGCCGGGCTTGAGCAGCTTGAGGAAGAGCGCCAGGAAGAGCAGTTCGGTCTTCTTGGTCTTGACGATCTGCTGCAGGTCTTTAGCGGTGGACTCATAATCCAACGACCCGGCGAAGGGCGGGTTGGCCAGGATCAGCGTGTACTTGTTCGCATCGCCGGCGGAGCCTTCGGAGAGCGAGTCGCGGTAGCGGATGTCGGGCGACTCGATGCCGTGGAGGAGCATGTTCATGCTGCCGATGCGGAGCATCGTGGAGTCGAAGTCGTAGCCGTGGAACATCGAGGCGTGGAAGTGCTTGCGCTGCGCCGAGTCGAGGAGCGCGTCGGCGTGGGTGGCGCGGACGTACTCGCTCGCGGCGACAAGGAAGCCGGCGGTCCCGCACGCCGGGTCGCAGATCTCGTCCGACGGCTTCGGCGCGGTCATCTGAACCATCAGCTCGATGATGTGGCGCGGGGTGCGGAACTGGCCGTTGACGCCGGCGGAGGCGATCTTCGAGAGCAGGTACTCGTACAGGTCGCCGTTGGTGTCCCGGTCAGCCATCGGAATGTCGTCGAGCATGTCGACCACCTTCGACAACAGCGCCGGGGTCGGGATCGTGAACCGTGCGTCCTTCATGTGCTCGCTGTAGGTGGTGCCGTCACCCATGCGCCGCAGGAACGGGAAGACGTCGTCGGCGACGGTCTTGTGCATGACCTCGGGGGAGGCGTTCTTGAACTCGCTCCACCGCAGGTGCGCCTGACCCGGGAGGAACACGGGGTTCTCGACGTCGGTCTTGGTGATGCGGGCCTTCTTCTCCGCCCGCGTCTGGAGGTCGTCGAGGCGGCGGATGAACAGCAGGTAGGTGATCTGCTCGATGACCTCCAACGGGTTGCTGATGCCGCCGGACCAGAAGGCGTCCCAGACGCGGTCGATCTTGCCCTTCAACTCACCAGCGATCACAGTCGCAACTCTAGTAGGGGCCGGTCCGTTGGGCTGGAGAACGCAAGTCCGGTGACGGGCGATGGGACTGCTGCAGCAGTCCCACATCTATCTCCCGCGCGGTAAGGAGGGAAAAGGACACCCTTGTCAAC encodes:
- a CDS encoding type I restriction-modification system subunit M; amino-acid sequence: MIAGELKGKIDRVWDAFWSGGISNPLEVIEQITYLLFIRRLDDLQTRAEKKARITKTDVENPVFLPGQAHLRWSEFKNASPEVMHKTVADDVFPFLRRMGDGTTYSEHMKDARFTIPTPALLSKVVDMLDDIPMADRDTNGDLYEYLLSKIASAGVNGQFRTPRHIIELMVQMTAPKPSDEICDPACGTAGFLVAASEYVRATHADALLDSAQRKHFHASMFHGYDFDSTMLRIGSMNMLLHGIESPDIRYRDSLSEGSAGDANKYTLILANPPFAGSLDYESTAKDLQQIVKTKKTELLFLALFLKLLKPGGRAAVIVPDGVLFGSSKAHKDLRRILVDEQKLDAVVKLPSGVFRPYAGVSTAILFFTKTNSGGTDDVWFYDVRADGFSLDDKRNPVEVNDLPDVLSRWLSLAQPDSAERERARTDQSFLVPKADIVAQGYDLSLTRYKEIEYDEVEHRAPLEIIADIETLEDEIAKGLAELKAMLS